One Littorina saxatilis isolate snail1 linkage group LG10, US_GU_Lsax_2.0, whole genome shotgun sequence DNA window includes the following coding sequences:
- the LOC138978274 gene encoding uncharacterized protein, with protein sequence MLRLINSQPAEHHTDSSQSFFPRTIGEWNALPPQAVSSASDIFLSLIVNHRFGSTSRPPEKPEVMCIIHTAPVFQFQQFTFKHGYMYWRGIRMTWRGALHYRLPLKRSGVPRYDVQAACRVVPGFAEDDDQIQSILC encoded by the exons atGCTGAGGCTCATAAACTCCCAGCCTGCAGAACATCATACAGACAGCAGTCAGTCTTTCTTTCCTCGCACCATTGGCGAATGGAACGCCCTCCCACCACAGGCAGTATCCTCAGCCTCGGACATTTTCCTCTCACTGATTGTCAATCATCGGTTTGGATCAACCAgcag gcctcccgagaaaccagaggtgatgtgcatcattcatacagctcctgtctttcagttccaacagtttacctttaaacatggatacatgtactggagaggtatcaggatgacttggcgtggtgctttacattacagactacccctgaaga gAAGTGGGGTGCCGAGATATGACGTGCAGGCAGCTTGCAGAGTGGTGCCTGGCTTTGCTGAGGATGATGATCAGATTCAGTCCATTCTGTGCTGA